The following nucleotide sequence is from Terriglobia bacterium.
GAGGAGGTCGTATGCAGGAAACGGGAGGTCATCAAGATTGGCCACGAGTTCGCGCCAGCCGGTGAAGACGACTTCCTCACGGTCGAGAAAGGAGATGCCTGCGACTGCGCGGAGCGCTTTGGGATCGTTCTCCAAGAGGGCCTGCGCCAATTCGACGATGGTCAGTTCGCCTTCGCCGTGAACGACGACGTCCACAAGACCTGTCGCAAGAACCTGCGGAGCTACGTTGGAAAAGAAACATCCGCCTGCGACAACCCGGGCTCTCAGTTCATGGGCAAGCCTGGCGATGCGAAGTCCTTCGACGCAGCTGACTGCCTCTTCTCCAATCCCGATGTATTCGGGTTGCAGAGATCGAAGATGTTGGGTCAGCGTGCTCCAGCCCATCGACAGCGCAGGGGCGTCGAGAATTGCCACGCGCAGATTTGGCAGCTTTTCGCGCAGAGCAGCTGCCATTGAAGCAAAAGCAAGCGGCGGCCAGAACGCGGTACTCGGACCGTTGAATGGCCACAAAGGGCGCGGAGGGCGCACAAAAAGAAAAAGTGGCTTCATTGCGAAGAGAGCTCAGAGTGGGGGCGCAGGGCCCGTAGTGTTGCCGGGAGAACGACGAAATTCATCACTGTGAGCAAGCTGAGATCGATGAATCCGACAGTTCCAAGGCCGGCGAGAACGATTGCCGTAATTCTGCCGCCTGTACGCACCGCGAATAACAAGAGCGCGATTAGCGTGGCGATGAGCAAGAAGTAAGCGCTGACTCTTGAAGCGCTATTGGTTTTCCATTTGTCCCAGAGGGTCATCGGATTCAACGCCAGGTAGTAAACGAGTCCAAAGCCGAACAGCGCGCCGGTGAATGTTCGCATGAGGCC
It contains:
- a CDS encoding DUF2085 domain-containing protein; this encodes MNFLRALFSFVCGQQHCWTLGGQTLPFCQRCTGLYVGAFCALILILIFRLRPRPFLYWVHGICMLIMFPFGFHFVAHGGLMRTFTGALFGFGLVYYLALNPMTLWDKWKTNSASRVSAYFLLIATLIALLLFAVRTGGRITAIVLAGLGTVGFIDLSLLTVMNFVVLPATLRALRPHSELSSQ